The genome window GTTCGATCCGTCGAGCCCGTGGGCGGGGAGGAGAGGGAGGTGCTGGTGCTGTGCCAGGTGAGGGGCGTCGTATCCCGGAGCGCAGCGTACAGCTCGAGGCTCGACTTGGAGACTCTGGAGCGCATCTACCAGGCCGGGATTGACGACGCGAACCTGCTCTGCCTGGCGAGGTCTCTCGGCTTCCTGGCGGAGGAGGATGGGCGCAAGGTCGTGCTCGCTCCGCGCCGCGCCTTCTACCCGGGAAACCCGGTCTACTTGGCCCCCGACGAGCTCGTGCGCGAGTTCTTCAGCTACCAGCCCGACGAGGGCATCCACATAGGGAGGCTTGTCTCGCGCAGGACGGTGGACGTTTATCTCTCCGTCAACGGTTTCAGGAGGCATGTTGCGGTTATCGCGCAGACCGGGGCTGGCAAGTCCTACACGGTGGGCGTCATCCTGGAGGAGCTGATGAGGCTCGGCGCTACGGCCGTCGTGATCGACCCGCACGCAGACTACGTTTTCCTCAGCAGGGATAGAGACATGCGGCGGCACGAGTACTCCGACAGGGTCGTGATCTTCAGGAACCCGAACAGCACGGGCCGCTACGACCCCAGCCAGCTGGACAACGTTAGGGAGCTGACGGTCAAGTTCAGCGAGCTCTCCCCGGAGGCTGTGGCCAGGATAGCCGATATCCCCGAGAAGTGGACGAACGTGAGGAAGGCGATCAGGAAGGCGATCGAAGAGCTGCGGAAGCAGGGAGACTACGAGCTCGAAGGCCTTCTTGGAGCGCTGAAGAGGATGTCGAACGGTAGGGGCGAAGAGGCCCGAAGCGCCGAGAGGGCCTACCAGAACCTTCTGAGGCTTAGGAAGGTCAGGGTGTTCGGAGCCTACACGACCTCTGTGAAGGATGAGGTCCTCAAGCCGGGCCAGATCAGCGTTCTCGACCTCTCCGGCTTGAACGATTCGAGCCAGGACTACATCGTGAGCTGGGTGCTTGAGGAGGTCTTCCGGTTGAGGCAGACGGGCGAGTTCCCGTGGCCTGTCTTCGTCGTCATCGAGGAGGCCCACCGCTTCGTGCCCGCGAAGAGCCTGGAGAGGCGCACGATGTCCTCCTCGATCATCAAGACGATAGCGTCGGAGGGGAGGAAGTTCGGCGTCTTCCTGATCCTGGTGACGCAGAGGCCGAGCAGGATTGACGCGGACGCGCTCAGCCAGTGCAACAGCCAGATCATCCTGAGGATCACGAACCCGTACGACCAGCGGGCCGTGGCGGAGGCGAGCGAGAGGCTCGGGGAGGAGATAATGCGGGATCTGCCGGGCTTGAACGTTGGCGAAGCGATAATCGTCGGGGAGCTGACGAGGGTTCCCGTGATCGTGAAGGTGAGGAGGAGAGCGACGAGGGAGGGGGGTGCCGACATCGACCTGGTTGAGGAGCTCAGGAAGGCTAGGCAGGTGCTGAACCTTACTCCGAGCCGCTACAGCACCAGCGGCCTATTGTCGGAGGTGTAGCGCATGGCGGTGGTCAAGGTTCTGCACACGGCCGACAACCACCTCGACCCGAAGCTGACCGAGCTGGGGGCGAAGTCTATGGAGCGTAGGAGGGACTTCCTCAGCGCATTCCAGCACGCAGTCAACTTCGCCCTCGAGCGGAGGCCGCACCTCTTCCTCGTCTCGGGCGACCTCTTCGACTCGGTGAACCCGAGGAACCCCGCGAGAACGCAGGTGATCAGGGCGTTCAGGAGGCTCCACTCGGAGGGTGTCAGGGTCTTCCTGATCGGCGGGAACCACGACATGCCGCGGAGCGTTGAGGAGGGGATGTCACCGCTCCACGAGATTGAAGCTTCGGGGTACGCCAGGTTCTTCTCCTCCCCTGAGGCACCCGAAGTTGAGCACGTCAGCGTGGACGGGCTGGACGTCGCTGTGGTGGGGCTTTCCTACAACCCGGCGGTGCCGCCCGACGCCAACCCCCTCAAGCACTTGAGCGTCAAGTTGCCGCGGGAGGGCGACTTGGCCATCGCGATGCTCCACTACAACTTCGCCGGCCTCCGAGTGCCCCCGTTCTGGAGGGCCCCGACCTTCTCGCGCGAAGACGTGCCGGGCGAGTACCGGT of Thermofilaceae archaeon contains these proteins:
- a CDS encoding ATP-binding protein, translated to VRSVEPVGGEEREVLVLCQVRGVVSRSAAYSSRLDLETLERIYQAGIDDANLLCLARSLGFLAEEDGRKVVLAPRRAFYPGNPVYLAPDELVREFFSYQPDEGIHIGRLVSRRTVDVYLSVNGFRRHVAVIAQTGAGKSYTVGVILEELMRLGATAVVIDPHADYVFLSRDRDMRRHEYSDRVVIFRNPNSTGRYDPSQLDNVRELTVKFSELSPEAVARIADIPEKWTNVRKAIRKAIEELRKQGDYELEGLLGALKRMSNGRGEEARSAERAYQNLLRLRKVRVFGAYTTSVKDEVLKPGQISVLDLSGLNDSSQDYIVSWVLEEVFRLRQTGEFPWPVFVVIEEAHRFVPAKSLERRTMSSSIIKTIASEGRKFGVFLILVTQRPSRIDADALSQCNSQIILRITNPYDQRAVAEASERLGEEIMRDLPGLNVGEAIIVGELTRVPVIVKVRRRATREGGADIDLVEELRKARQVLNLTPSRYSTSGLLSEV
- a CDS encoding DNA repair exonuclease, producing MAVVKVLHTADNHLDPKLTELGAKSMERRRDFLSAFQHAVNFALERRPHLFLVSGDLFDSVNPRNPARTQVIRAFRRLHSEGVRVFLIGGNHDMPRSVEEGMSPLHEIEASGYARFFSSPEAPEVEHVSVDGLDVAVVGLSYNPAVPPDANPLKHLSVKLPREGDLAIAMLHYNFAGLRVPPFWRAPTFSREDVPGEYRYLALGHIHSRAVVDLGSTVVAYPGSTERRSFGEEGDEAKGFLWVELQAEGKPRLEFVETPARPMRTVRVEVPPRVEDPISHILQNLPPSDPKLLLRLIVSGLLPLSGIVRYSKAALLRRLEGRYFHTVIEDGDLRFEVRTSSVPAAAAKSPIEAFRAEMEERMRRAQTEEERAVLELAFKLGLQKLEEAGAW